A single region of the Lotus japonicus ecotype B-129 chromosome 4, LjGifu_v1.2 genome encodes:
- the LOC130711477 gene encoding uncharacterized protein LOC130711477, with amino-acid sequence MTDRDRDRDRERRREKEERDRGDRDRDRDRTRSKRSRSRSRSIDHGRSRHARSRSPSERSHRRRHHRTPSPDQPRKRHRRDSVEDDHKDTKKVVSDFVDGIVKEQQQKHKENGGGGEGEVEVNEDEAEMMKMLGIPTGFDSTKGKPVPGADVSGVRAVTKRQPRQYMNRRGGFNRPLPAEKNRP; translated from the coding sequence ATGACCGATCGAGACCGCGACAGAGACAGAGAACGAAGACGCGAGAAGGAGGAGCGCGACCGTGGTGACAGAGACCGTGACCGTGACCGAACACGGAGCAAGAGATCCCGTTCGCGTTCGCGTTCAATCGACCATGGCCGCTCCCGCCACGCGCGCTCTCGCTCTCCTTCCGAGCGCTCCCACCGCCGCCGTCACCACCGGACGCCTTCCCCTGACCAACCCAGGAAGCGTCACCGGCGAGATTCCGTGGAGGACGACCACAAGGACACGAAGAAAGTGGTGTCGGACTTCGTCGACGGGATAGTGAAGGAGCAGCAGCAGAAGCACAAAGAgaatggaggaggaggagaaggagaggtTGAGGTTAATGAAGATGAGgctgagatgatgaagatgctAGGGATTCCTACTGGTTTTGACTCCACTAAGGGAAAACCCGTCCCCGGTGCTGACGTCAGCGGCGTCAGAGCCGTCACCAAACGCCAACCGAGACAGTACATGAACCGTCGTGGCGGATTCAATCGCCCTTTGCCTGCTGAGAAGAATCGCCCTTAG
- the LOC130711478 gene encoding ribulose bisphosphate carboxylase small subunit, chloroplastic 3-like: MSAGTFTALVAGAGFVGLKSNSSNLYPVTGFNEWKSKTTSNGSKTLCMKTWNPINNRKFETLSYLPPLTDESIAKEVDYMLKKGWIPCLEFDELGHIRRENSRMPGYYDGRYWTLWKLPMFGCNDSSQVLNEIQECKRAYPNAYIRCIAFDNHRHMQSMAFIIQKPAANTTTT; this comes from the exons ATGTCTGCTGGAACTTTCACAGCTCTGGTTGCTGGGGCTGGCTTTGTTGGCTTGAAATCCAACTCGTCAAATCTTTACCCTGTTACAGGGTTCAATGAATGGAAAAGCAAGACTACATCCAATGGTTCTAAAACTCTCTGCATGAAG ACATGGAATCCCATCAATAATAGGAAGTTTGAAACACTATCCTACCTCCCACCCCTTACAGATGAGTCCATTGCAAAGGAGGTTGACTACATGCTCAAAAAGGGATGGATCCCTTGCCTTGAATTTGATGAG TTGGGGCATATTCGTAGAGAAAATAGCAGGATGCCAGGGTACTATGATGGTAGGTATTGGACATTGTGGAAGCTACCCATGTTTGGTTGCAATGACTCATCTCAAGTTCTGAACGAGATCCAGGAATGCAAAAGGGCTTATCCAAATGCATATATACGCTGCATTGCATTTGACAACCACCGCCACATGCAATCCATGGCTTTCATCATTCAGAAACCAGCAGCCAATACCACTACCACTTGA
- the LOC130711489 gene encoding uncharacterized protein LOC130711489 → MKGGQTYVSSPPSFSNDGKRLLVCSGCSVAVFSTATALQVSALEGHTAAVTSIVVVPAPNSVLSYCWTSSLDGTIRYWDFFLSECIKTLDLGFPIYSMVIPAILSPPEENNARQPNVFAYVSVQDENAQDNRPKPRRGQIRKCNLTNYHAISNHILKETERPESLTICPSGKFLGIKDKRKLHIWKIPKMDSDSAVLKKITLHHTKTFTALAFHPTERIVAAGDVTGRILIWRGFGTHKFQDNSGLLNTRSMNDEEDKPGVRDNDDAESCSTWHWHSAGVRHLSFSSDGAYLYSGGKEGVLVLWQLDTGKKTFLPRIGSPLLYFVDSTDPSLSSISCADNQIHILKTPSMEIMRSISGIKPPPSSQEISESLSSRAAFDCSSGLVAVQTENYGIQFYSLFGDRGLYEVQVCERNHQPVDEVTVVVTVVELSVDGSIMGTVEVKLPEEGIGGLICLKFWDLDSDSKRFSVSTLIYEPHRDAHISSVAFHPTCHMAVSSSYGGDFKIWVCKEESQQKGKMLQTSSWMCHAVGSYKNKAMRAAAFSADGSVLAVAADTVITLWDPDKNVLIAVVGETPTPIDRLNFAGKSEYLLSVSHGSNPQLSVWSLSKLSASWSYSLQVEAVSCSMDLSFFAVLALLPKSNERTFRSDGIILLFNATDPIPVASWSVAKAKGGGLAFIKGNSSELAITDGKPLQTLLAYINGDREYVLFDPNDKESCERSMNRQEDLAAFEETGQIGYTSIYGELPAFDFKRNKASSVFSGASERPWETIFSGSSHMLPPLTKLCSEFLESLLEKRTTTVE, encoded by the exons ATGAAGGGAGGTCAAACCTACGTCTCGTCTCCTCCTTCCTTCTCCAACGACGGCAAGCGCCTCCTCGTTTGCAGCGGCTGCTCCGTCGCCGTCTTCAGCACTGCCACCGCCTTGCAGGTTTCCGCTTTGGAAGGCCACACCGCCGCCGTCACCTCCATCGTCGTCGTCCCTGCTCCCAACAGCGTTCTAAGCTACTGCTGGACCTCTTCTCTCGACGGAACCATTCGCTACTGGGACTTCTTCCTCTCTGAATGCATCAAAACACTTGACCTTGGCTTCCCTATTTACTCCATG GTGATACCTGCAATATTATCCCCACCAGAAGAAAACAATGCAAGGCAGCCTAATGTTTTTGCCTATGTGTCTGTTCAAGATGAGAATGCCCAAGATAACCGGCCCAAACCTCGTCGTGGACAGATCAGGAAGTGTAACTTGACAAACTATCATGCTATCAGCAACCATATCTTGAAAGAG ACTGAACGGCCAGAATCTTTGACCATTTGTCCATCTGGGAAATTTTTGGGAATAAAAGACAAGCGCAAACTTCATATATGGAAAATCCCTAAAATGGATTCTGATTCTGCTGTGTTGAAGAAGATTACCCTGCATCATACAAAGACCTTTACAGCTCTTGCATTTCATCCAACAGAGAGAATTGTTGCTGCAGGTGATGtaacaggtagaattttaatttGGAGAGGATTTGGTACTCACAAGTTTCAGGACAATAGTGGACTGTTGAACACAAGATCAATGAATGATGAGGAAGATAAGCCTGGGGTAAGGGATAATGATGATGCCGAATCATGCTCCACGTGGCATTGGCACTCTGCTGGGGTGAGGCATCTGTCTTTCTCTTCAGATGGAGCCTACCTGTATTCAG GTGGGAAGGAAGGAGTTCTTGTGTTATGGCAGTTAGACACAGGGAAGAAAACATTTTTACCTAGAATTGGCTCTCCCCTTCTGTATTTCGTCGATTCTACAGATCCTTCACTTTCCTCG ATATCTTGTGCGGACAACCAAATTCATATATTGAAGACCCCTTCAATGGAAATAATGAGGTCTATTTCAGGGATCAAG CCCCCTCCATCTTCTCAAGAAATATCTGAAAGTCTTTCCAGCCGAGCTGCCTTTGACTGCAGTTCTGGTTTAGTGGCTGTACAAACAGAGAACTATGGCATCCAATTCTACAGCTTGTTTGGAGATCGTGGACTCTATGAG GTTCAAGTCTGTGAAAGAAACCATCAACCAGTTGATGAGGTCACG GTGGTAGTGACCGTAGTGGAGCTGTCTGTTGATGGTTCTATAATGGGTACTGTAGAAGTTAAGCTACCTGAAGAAGGAATAGGAGGTCTTATTTGCTTGAAATTTTGGGATTTAGATTCAGATAGCAAAAGATTTTCAGTATCTACCCTTATTTATGAACCTCACAG GGATGCTCATATTTCTTCTGTTGCTTTCCATCCAACCTGTCATATGGCTGTCAGCTCATCTTATGGTGGAGATTTCAAG ATATGGGTCTGCAAGGAAGAAAGTCAGCAGAAAGGCAAGATGCTTCAGACTTCTAGTTGGATGTGCCACGCTGTTGGGTCATATAA AAATAAAGCAATGAGAGCTGCTGCTTTTTCCGCTGATGGTTCTGTGCTGGCAGTTGCAGCAGACACTGTTATTACATTGTGGGACCCTGATAAGAATGTGCTCATTGCTGTTGTAGGAGAGACTCCAACG CCTATTGATCGGCTCAACTTTGCTGGAAAGTCAGAGTATCTTCTTTCTGTATCTCATGGTTCAAATCCACAGCTGTCTGTTTGGAGTTTGTCAAAGTTATCTGCATCTTGGTCATACAGTCTTCAAGTAGAAG CTGTCTCCTGTTCAATGGACTTATCATTTTTTGCCGTCCTTGCTCTCCTCCCCAAGTCAAACGAACGTACATTTAGAAGTGATGGAATAATCTTATTATTCAACGCAACAGATCCTATTCCTGTGGCTTCATGGTCTGTAGCTAAG GCCAAAGGAGGGGGACTTGCTTTTATTAAAGGAAATTCATCTGAGCTAGCAATTACTGACGGGAAGCCATTGCAAACACTGCTTGCGTATATAAATGGAGATCGTGAATATGTCCTCTTTGATCCGAATGACAAAGAGTCCTGTGAACGTAGTATGAATAGGCAGGAGGATCTTGCTGCATTTGAAGAAACAG GACAAATTGGATATACATCAATTTATGGGGAGTTACCCGCATTCGATTTCAAAAGGAACAAGGCTTCATCGGTTTTCTCTGGTGCATCAGAGAGGCCTTGGGAAACCATATTTAGTGGATCATCACATATGTTGCCACCCCTTACCAAATTGTGTTCAGAATTTTTGGAGTCCCTGCTAGAGAAAAGGACCACGACGGTAGAATGA
- the LOC130710860 gene encoding VIN3-like protein 2, with translation MAADSSLEGVALDPSKCSNLSMEEKRELVYEISKWSHGASEMLQSWSRQEILQILCAEMGKERKYTGLTKLKIIENLLKIVSEKKSGGPEIATDPETHSSPAQGQKPTKRQRKTETPSRLPVPANNLSVNNGGDMGNTAYCKNSACKATLHQADVFCKRCSCCICHQYDDNKDPSLWLICSSETPFPGVSCGLSCHLECALKHDGSGIGNDCERPKLDGGFYCVSCGKVNDLLGCWRKQLMVAKDTRRVDILCYRVSLSQRLLQGTEMYQELYKIVDEAVKKLEPEVGPLTGSPVKIGRGIVNRLSSGPEVQKLCNFALESLDSLLSKRTLPLSPSPTIQDAHLLAPNMLRFEDVTTTSLTVILGFEDPSGENIAGYTLWHRKADDVDYPVDPTCALLLPNRRLSIRGLLPGTEYSFKVVSNDSAESGMCEVQVSTEHGEDEVPNCSATERSQSPVTNCSSLSNPSSVEDETNNSNPYSDQTDNRADNYHSYHKDSEQNASENLSNGVINCSNKVAVGIPTDSDSLSDKQHDVVMTGSQPSSDVLKLEKKQSPDEQVTEDMSTEDGLNSTVLTGRECVPLVGRSEGGLPNTPCKLELPKDGPGRNGRSKSSGKDKENGSGKREGPQNGSTSKKRIAERPDEGCAAANGSSDQDFEYYVKVIRWLECEGHIEKNFRQKFLTWYSLRATLQEMRVVKIYIDTFLEDPASLAEQLVDTFSECISSKRTSTVPAGFCMKLWH, from the exons ATGGCTGCAGATTCGTCTCTTGAAG GTGTTGCTCTTGATCCTTCTAAATGCAGTAACCTGAGTATGGAGGAAAAAAGAGAGCTTGTGTATGAAATATCTAAGTGGTCTCATGGCGCATCCGAGATGCTGCAGTCATGGAGCCGTCAAGAGATTTTGCAAATCTTGTGTGCTGAGATGGGGAAAGAAAGGAAGTATACTGGCCTGACAAAGTTGAAAATTATAGAAAACCTTCtaaaaattgtttctgaaaagaAATCAGGGGGGCCTGAAATTGCTACTGACCCTGAAACACATTCTTCTCCTGCACAAGGACAGAAACCTACTAAAAGACAGAGGAAAACTGAGACCCCGTCTCGATTACCTGTTCCTGCAAACAATCTTTCAGTTAATAATGGTGGTGACATGGGGAATACCGCATACTGCAAAAACTCAGCATGCAAGGCTACTCTACATCAAGCAGATGTATTCTGCAAAAGATGTTCATGCTGCATTTGTCATCAATATGATGACAACAAAGACCCTAGCCTGTGGTTAATATGTAGCTCTGAAACTCCATTTCCTGGTGTTTCGTGTGGCTTGTCATGCCACCTTGAGTGTGCTTTAAAACATGATGGTTCCGGAATTGGTAATGATTGTGAGCGTCCCAAGCTCGATGGTGGCTTCTACTGTGTCTCTTGTGGGAAAGTAAATGATTTACTCGG ATGCTGGCGAAAACAACTGATGGTAGCAAAGGATACCAGACGCGTGGACATACTATGCTATCGTGTCTCCTTAAGTCAAAGACTTTTACAAGGGACTGAAATGTATCAAGAACTTTATAAAATTGTTGATGAAGCAGTGAAGAAGCTTGAACCTGAAGTGGGTCCACTGACTGGCTCACCGGTAAAGATTGGTAGAGGGATTGTGAACAGGCTTTCATCAGGACCTGAGGTTCAGAAACTCTGTAATTTTGCTCTAGAATCACTCGATTCTCTGCTTTCTAAAAGGACCTTACCTTTGTCCCCCAGCCCAACTATTCAAG ATGCACATTTACTGGCTCCAAATATGTTGAGGTTTGAAGATGTCACTACAACATCCCTCACTGTTATTTTGGGTTTTGAAGATCCTTCTGGTGAAAATATTGCTGGTTACACCTTGTGGCATCGCAAAGCTGATGATGTGGACTATCCAGTGGATCCAACTTGCGCACTGCTCCTACCAAATAGAAGATTGAGTATCAGGGGTCTACTTCCAGGTACGGAATACAGTTTCAAAGTTGTTTCCAATGACTCGGCGGAGTCGGGTATGTGTGAAGTTCAGGTCTCAACAGAGCATGGTGAGGATGAAGTCCCTAATTGCTCAGCCACAGAAAGAAGTCAGAGCCCTGTAACCAACTGCAGCAGCCTTTCCAATCCGTCATCAGTGGAAGATGAAACCAATAACAGTAACCCATATAGTGACCAGACCGATAATCGAGCCGATAATTATCATTCTTATCACAAGGATAGTGAACAGAATGCTTCTGAAAATTTATCCAATGGTGTTATCAACTGTTCCAATAAGGTTGCAGTGGGGATTCCCACTGATTCGGATTCCTTGTCAGACAAGCAGCATGATGTAGTAATGACTGGTTCCCAACCTAGTTCTGATGTTCTAAAGCTTGAGAAGAAGCAGTCACCAGACGAACAAGTCACTGAGGACATGAGCACTGAGGACGGGTTGAATTCCACGGTTCTAACCGGAAGGGAATGCGTGCCTCTAGTAGGTAGATCAGAAGGAGGCCTGCCTAATACTCCATGCAAACTGGAATTACCTAAGGATGGGCCAGGAAGAAATGGGAGATCTAAATCCAGTGGCAAAGATAAAGAAAATGGATCTGGGAAAAGGGAGGGCCCCCAAAATGGAAGCACATCCAAGAAGAGAATTGCGGAAAGGCCAGATGAGGGCTGCGCCGCCGCCAATGGTTCTTCGGATCAGGATTTTGAGTATTATGTAAAGGTGATTAGATGGTTAGAGTGTGAAGGACATATAGAAAAGAACTTCAGGCAGAAATTTCTGACATGGTACAGCTTAAGGGCAACCCTTCAAGAAATGAGAGTTGTGAAAATATACATTGATACATTTCTTGAAGATCCAGCGTCTCTTGCAGAGCAACTTGTTGACACCTTCTCAGAATGTATATCAAGCAAGAGAACATCAACGGTGCCGGCAGGATTCTGCATGAAGCTTTGGCATTGA
- the LOC130713511 gene encoding probable receptor-like serine/threonine-protein kinase At5g57670, which produces MKYMRSDSLKRIFFFRRSGSREHVLLPIGFNSEENDVKLEILPLPLEEPSHKPTWKCFSYEELFDATNGFSSENIVGKGGYAEVYKATLKNGEEIAVKRLTRTCRDERKEKEFLTEIGTIGHVHHSNVLPLLGCCIDNGLYLVFELSSRGTVSSLLHDEKLAPLDWKTRHKIALGTARGLHYLHKGCKRRIIHRDIKASNILLTKDFEPKISDFGLAKWLPSQWTHHSIAPIEGTFGHLAPEYYLHGVVDEKTDVFAFGVFLLEVISGRKPVDGSYQSLHTWAKPILNKGEIEQLVDPRLEKAYDVTQLNRIAFAASLCIRASSTWRPTMSEVLEIMEEGEMDKEKWKMPEEEEEQEEEFWGFEDDLDYEYDSSFSMSLIDSIGSN; this is translated from the exons ATGAAGTATATGCGATCAGACAGCTTGAAGAGGATCTTTTTCTTTAGAAGAAGTGGTTCCAGGGAGCATGTTCTGCTCCCCATCGGTTTCAATAGTGAAGAAAACGATGTGAAGTTGGAGATTCTTCCACTTCCACTTGAAGAACCTTCTCATAAACCCACTTGGAAGTgtttttcttatgaagagttgTTTGATGCTACCAATGGTTTCAGCTCAG AAAATATTGTAGGAAAAGGAGGATATGCAGAGGTTTACAAGGCAACACTGAAAAATGGTGAGGAAATTGCAGTGAAGAGGCTCACAAGAACTTGCAGGGATGAGAGGAAGGAGAAAGAGTTTTTGACAGAGATTGGTACAATTGGTCATGTTCACCATTCCAACGTGTTGCCTCTTCTGGGGTGTTGTATTGACAATGGTCTTTACCTGGTTTTTGAGCTTTCTTCAAGAGGCACTGTTTCATCTCTTCTTCATG ATGAAAAATTGGCTCCTCTAGATTGGAAAACAAGGCATAAAATAGCTCTTGGGACTGCACGTGGCCTTCACTATTTGCACAAAGGTTGCAAGAGGAGGATAATCCACAGGGACATCAAGGCTTCAAACATTCTATTGACAAAAGATTTTGAGCCAAAG ATATCTGATTTTGGACTAGCAAAATGGCTTCCATCTCAATGGACCCATCATTCAATTGCCCCTATAGAAGGGACATTTGG ACATTTGGCCCCTGAGTACTACTTGCATGGAGTTGTGGATGAGAAAACAGATGTATTTGCCTTTGGTGTGTTCTTGCTAGAAGTTATCTCTGGTAGGAAACCGGTGGATGGGTCTTACCAAAGCTTACATACCTGG GCTAAACCAATTTTGAACAAGGGCGAAATAGAACAACTAGTAGATCCAAGGCTTGAGAAGGCTTATGATGTGACACAGTTGAATAGAATTGCCTTTGCTGCCTCTCTGTGCATTCGAGCATCTTCAACTTGGCGACCTACCATGAGCGAG GTATTGGAGATTATGGAAGAGGGAGAGATGGATAAAGAGAAGTGGAAAAtgccagaagaagaagaagagcaagAGGAGGAGTTCTGGGGTTTTGAGGATGATCTGGATTATGAATATGATAGTTCATTTTCAATGTCTTTGATTGATTCCATTGGAAGTAACTAG